In Musa acuminata AAA Group cultivar baxijiao chromosome BXJ2-8, Cavendish_Baxijiao_AAA, whole genome shotgun sequence, one genomic interval encodes:
- the LOC135585264 gene encoding ras-related protein RABE1c-like: MAVPPARARADHDYLIKLLLIGDSGVGKSCLLLRFSDGSFTTSFITTIGIDFKMRTIELDGKRIKLQIWDTAGQERFRTITTAYYRGAMGILLVYDVTDESSFNNIRNWIRNIEQHASDNVNKILVGNKADMDESKRTVPTAKGQALADEYGVKFFETSAKTNLNVEQVFFSIAGDIKQRLAESNNKPEDRTIKINKPDQAAAEGTAAPRSACCGS; this comes from the exons ATGGCCGTTCCACCTGCTAGAGCACGGGCCGATCACGATTACCTCATCAAGCTTCTTCTGATCGGCGACAGCG GTGTTGGGAAGAGTTGCCTCCTTTTGCGTTTCTCTGATGGCTCCTTCACGACAAGTTTCATTACTACTATCGG TATTGATTTTAAGATGAGGACTATTGAGCTGGATGGCAAACGGATTAAATTGCAAATTTGGGATACTGCTGGTCAGGAACGATTTCGAACTATAACAACTG CTTACTATCGAGGTGCCATGGGTATCTTGCTTGTTTATGACGTCACTGATGAGTCATCTTTTAACA ACATAAGGAATTGGATCCGCAACATTGAACAACATGCTTCTGACAATGTCAACAAGATTCTTGTCGGTAACAAGGCTGACATGGATGAGAGCAAACGG ACTGTGCCGACTGCAAAGGGACAAGCACTTGCTGATGAATATGGAGTCAAGTTTTTCGAAACG AGTGCAAAGACAAATCTAAATGTGGAACAGGTCTTCTTTTCAATAGCTGGAGATATCAAGCAAAGACTTGCGGAAAGCAATAACAAACCTGAG GATCGGACAATCAAGATTAACAAACCAGACCAAGCAGCCGCTGAAGGTACTGCAGCACCGAGATCAGCATGCTGTGGATCCTGA
- the LOC135618595 gene encoding pentatricopeptide repeat-containing protein At3g24000, mitochondrial-like, translated as MCFQHGNAVGALYLFDRLPERNCSSWNTAISGCIRVSLFAKAVELFGRMRDDGVMPNGFVLASLLTACNRWTNMVNRGFEIHGFALKLGLATDLYVGTSLLHMYGSRGMVFDARRFFRDMPERNVVSWTALMVGFSANGYPEETVRAYCEMRLEGVVCNQNSFATVISSCGLLEDKKVSLQVIGHAVVCGFETEVSVANALITLFGNLGRREDAENLFQRMTERDTITWNSMITLYLHEGACEEPLQLFSDMRHHELVPDSTTVSSLISACACLEYLNWGRGIHALSIRNGLSLFVSVNNTLINMYSMSGKHKAAELLFCHMPQRDLISWNTMISAYAQSGLSFDALRLLSYLLRENKETNHVTFATAVAACASPESFLVGKMIHALIILLGLKENLVVGNALITMYSKCKAMREALWVLQALPNYDLVTYNTLIGGHVENEEQREAMQVFNQMRKAGVRANYITIVNILGAFSDPRDLMKYGKPVHAHALSTGLESDEFVKNSLLTMYAKCGDLDSSIYIFDGLESKTAVSWNAMIASKAHHGQGEDAFKLFMEMRHAGNELDQFSLSGGLAASASLASVEEGQQLHAVAIKLGFDSNLHVINATMDMYGKCGKMDDVSKIIPVPMKRSQQSWNIIISVYARHGCFDKAEDTFRDMLEIGCRPDYVTFVSLLSACNHAGLVDKGFAYYKSMTSEYGISPGTEHCVCMVDLLGRSGRLVEAVQFIEDMTVAPNDLIWRSLLSSSRIHRNLDVGSKAAERLLELDPLDDSAYVLLSNVCATNGKWEDVDRLRRKMESINLKKRPACSWIKVKNQVSAFGIGDRTHPRANQIYAKLDEILQLIKKLGYVADTSFALHDTDEEQKEHNLWNHSEKLALAFGLMDLPQGSTVRVFKNLRVCGDCHLVYKLVSRAVGREIVLRDPYRFHHFRDGECSCSDYW; from the coding sequence ATGTGTTTTCAACACGGTAACGCCGTGGGGGCGCTCTATCTGTTCGACCGTTTGCCTGAGAGAAATTGTTCGTCGTGGAATACTGCTATTTCAGGCTGCATCCGTGTCAGCTTGTTCGCCAAAGCTGTTGAGTTGTTCGGGCGGATGAGAGACGATGGCGTCATGCCCAATGGGTTTGTGCTCGCCAGCCTTTTGACCGCTTGCAACCGGTGGACGAACATGGTCAATCGAGGTTTCGAGATTCATGGTTTTGCATTGAAACTTGGGTTGGCGACCGATCTATATGTTGGAACTTCTCTGCTGCATATGTATGGCAGTCGTGGAATGGTGTTTGATGCTCGTAGATTTTTCAGGGATATGCCTGAGAGGAATGTCGTGTCATGGACTGCTTTGATGGTGGGCTTTTCAGCTAATGGGTACCCTGAGGAAACCGTGAGGGCTTATTGTGAAATGAGACTGGAAGGCGTGGTATGCAATCAGAACTCTTTTGCGACAGTGATTAGTTCTTGCGGATTGCTCGAGGACAAGAAGGTGAGCCTTCAAGTCATAGGACATGCTGTGGTTTGTGGATTTGAGACTGAAGTTTCAGTGGCAAATGCTCTGATTACACTATTCGGAAACCTGGGAAGAAGAGAGGATGCTGAAAATTTATTTCAACGGATGACAGAACGAGACACGATAACATGGAATTCTATGATAACACTGTACTTGCATGAGGGAGCCTGTGAAGAACCTTTGCAGTTGTTTTCTGATATGCGCCACCATGAATTGGTGCCTGATTCCACGACTGTGTCCAGTCTGATCTCAGCTTGTGCTTGTTTGGAATACTTGAATTGGGGAAGAGGTATTCATGCTCTAAGCATCAGAAATGGTCTCAGCCTATTTGTTTCTGTGAATAATACTCTTATCAATATGTACTCGATGTCAGGTAAGCATAAAGCTGCCGAATTATTATTCTGTCACATGCCACAAAGGGACCTAATTTCCTGGAATACAATGATCTCTGCCTATGCTCAGAGTGGGCTATCGTTTGATGCACTGAGGCTTTTAAGCTATTTGCTTCGGGAAAACAAAGAAACAAATCATGTGACATTTGCTACTGCAGTTGCTGCATGCGCAAGTCCTGAATCCTTCTTGGTCGGCAAGATGATTCATGCACTCATAATTCTTCTAGGACTTAAAGAAAATTTGGTGGTCGGTAATGCTTTAATAACCATGTACAGCAAGTGCAAGGCTATGAGAGAAGCTCTGTGGGTTTTGCAGGCATTGCCCAATTATGATTTGGTTACATATAACACACTTATCGGAGGACATGTAGAGAACGAAGAACAAAGGGAGGCAATGCAAGTGTTCAACCAGATGAGAAAAGCTGGGGTTAGGGCAAACTATATCACCATAGTCAATATCCTGGGGGCATTTTCAGATCCTCGTGATCTGATGAAGTACGGAAAGCCGGTTCATGCTCATGCACTGTCAACCGGATTAGAATCTGATGAGTTTGTTAAGAACTCACTTCTTACGATGTATGCAAAGTGTGGTGATCTTGATTCTagcatatatatatttgatggATTAGAAAGCAAGACTGCGGTTTCGTGGAATGCTATGATTGCGTCCAAAGCTCACCATGGTCAAGGAGAGGATGCTTTTAAGCTCTTCATGGAAATGCGACATGCTGGAAACGAACTTGATCAGTTCAGCCTGTCAGGGGGCCTCGCAGCTAGTGCAAGCTTGGCATCGgtagaggaagggcagcaattacATGCTGTAGCTATCAAACTTGGATTTGACTCAAACCTTCACGTGATCAATGCAACAATGGATATGTATGGAAAATGTGGTAAGATGGATGATGTGTCAAAGATAATTCCTGTGCCAATGAAGCGGTCGCAGCAATCATGGAATATCATCATATCAGTGTATGCTAGACATGGTTGTTTTGATAAAGCTGAGGATACTTTCAGAGATATGTTAGAAATTGGATGCAGACCTGATTATGTTACCTTTGTTTCCCTCCTATCTGCATGTAATCATGCAGGATTGGTGGACAAGGGTTTTGCTTATTACAAGTCAATGACCTCGGAGTATGGTATCTCCCCGGGTACAGAACATTGTGTCTGTATGGTCGATCTGCTAGGACGTTCAGGAAGACTTGTCGAAGCTGTGCAGTTTATCGAGGACATGACCGTTGCTCCAAACGATCTCATATGGCGCAGCTTGTTATCTTCGAGTAGGATTCACAGAAATCTTGATGTTGGCAGTAAAGCTGCTGAGCGTCTTCTTGAACTGGACCCGTTGGATGATTCGGCTTATGTACTTCTATCGAATGTATGTGCCACCAATGGGAAGTGGGAAGATGTTGACAGATTGAGAAGGAAGATGGAGTCGATCAATTTGAAAAAAAGACCAGCTTGCAGTTGGATTAAGGTGAAGAATCAGGTTAGTGCATTCGGCATCGGGGACAGGACTCACCCACGAGCAAATCAAATATATGCAAAGTTGGATGAGATTTTGCAACTGATCAAGAAATTGGGTTATGTTGCTGACACTTCCTTTGCACTTCATGACACCGATGAAGAACAGAAGGAACATAACCTCTGGAACCACAGTGAAAAACTTGCCCTGGCTTTTGGGTTGATGGACCTGCCGCAAGGATCTACAGTGAGGGTCTTTAAGAATCTTCGAGTTTGTGGGGATTGTCATTTGGTGTATAAATTGGTCAGCCGTGCTGTTGGACGAGAGATTGTACTGAGGGATCCCTATAGGTTTCACCATTTTAGAGATGGAGAGTGCTCCTGCTCAGATTACTGGTAG